A stretch of Patescibacteria group bacterium DNA encodes these proteins:
- a CDS encoding glycosyltransferase family 2 protein — protein sequence MISIVIPNYNSGELLKKNLPKLVEILKKTELDFEIIVSDDCSTDESLNILRNFSHLSNLRILSSETNIGFGGNVDRGIRAAKGEIVFILNAIDALPEKPDYFQLMLAHFEDPKIFSVAAAKKDEMIHGCGEVYFRKGFYLHRHKENSQFTDWADGGAQAIRKEYYLKIGGFDPIYNFYWEDVDLGFRARQAGYKIIYEPKAVLIHRKEEGPIARRYSEKERYVMNLRNQFIFTWKNADWKHLLLYDLWEPYYLLIAIKNRNWLWFKAYAQAFWRWPEIVRKRWEQKKLTIAK from the coding sequence ATGATTAGTATTGTTATTCCCAATTACAATTCCGGAGAGCTGCTCAAGAAAAACTTGCCAAAGTTGGTTGAGATTTTAAAGAAAACAGAACTCGATTTTGAAATCATCGTTTCCGATGATTGTTCGACAGACGAATCTCTAAACATTTTAAGAAACTTCAGCCATTTAAGTAACTTAAGAATCTTAAGTTCAGAAACCAATATCGGTTTTGGAGGTAATGTCGATCGGGGGATTAGGGCGGCTAAAGGGGAAATTGTTTTTATTCTTAATGCCATCGACGCCCTGCCGGAAAAGCCCGATTATTTCCAATTAATGTTGGCGCACTTTGAGGATCCGAAGATATTTTCAGTGGCGGCGGCTAAAAAAGATGAGATGATCCATGGTTGCGGTGAGGTTTATTTCCGGAAGGGTTTTTATTTGCACCGGCACAAGGAAAATAGCCAGTTTACCGATTGGGCCGATGGTGGGGCGCAGGCAATCAGGAAGGAATATTACTTAAAAATCGGCGGCTTTGATCCCATTTATAACTTTTATTGGGAAGATGTCGATCTGGGATTTCGGGCTCGGCAAGCGGGCTACAAAATTATTTACGAACCGAAAGCCGTCCTGATTCACCGTAAAGAAGAGGGGCCAATTGCCAGGCGCTACAGCGAAAAGGAAAGATATGTCATGAATTTGCGCAACCAGTTCATTTTCACCTGGAAAAACGCCGATTGGAAACATCTGCTGCTATACGACTTGTGGGAACCGTATTATCTACTTATAGCGATTAAGAACCGCAACTGGCTCTGGTTTAAAGCCTACGCCCAGGCTTTTTGGCGTTGGCCAGAGATTGTCCGGAAGCGCTGGGAACAGAAAAAGCTGACTATTGCGAAATAG
- a CDS encoding S1 RNA-binding domain-containing protein: MEELLALEQFAPKGYKRGDVVEGRVSSISGKEVLIDFGGKMEGVVGEKEWDIVKDFVSKLKPGDKITAVVISAENDRGQMIVSIRQAGSKFRWQRANELLKSSEPVNVKGVETNKGGLIVEFEGIRGFVPGSQLTPEHQSEIAKMINRNLSVKVIEVDQSQNRLIFSEKAVAGAADLAKKLEEVKSKVKIGEKYQGKVSAVMSYGIFVNLDNGTDGLVHISEISWTKVENLADLFKVGDAVEVMVLGISETDAKLNLSIKQLLPDPWLKLSKKYTADQEIKGKVTRVSNYGVFVQLEEGVEGLIHISKVPADAAYEAGDKVACTIESIDSVAHRISLIPVLTAKPIGYK, from the coding sequence ATGGAGGAGCTCTTGGCCTTGGAGCAATTTGCCCCTAAAGGCTACAAACGCGGCGATGTCGTGGAAGGGCGCGTTTCCTCAATCTCCGGTAAAGAAGTTTTAATTGACTTTGGCGGCAAGATGGAAGGTGTCGTCGGAGAAAAAGAGTGGGATATCGTCAAAGACTTCGTTTCTAAATTAAAGCCTGGTGATAAAATAACCGCCGTTGTCATTTCCGCAGAAAACGACCGCGGCCAGATGATCGTTTCCATCCGCCAGGCCGGTTCCAAGTTCCGTTGGCAGCGGGCTAACGAACTACTTAAATCTAGCGAACCGGTTAATGTTAAAGGAGTCGAGACCAACAAGGGCGGCTTAATTGTCGAATTTGAAGGCATCCGGGGCTTTGTTCCGGGTTCCCAATTAACTCCGGAACACCAGAGCGAAATCGCCAAAATGATTAATCGGAACCTTAGCGTAAAAGTGATCGAAGTCGACCAAAGCCAAAACCGCTTAATTTTTAGCGAAAAAGCAGTGGCCGGAGCAGCAGATTTAGCCAAGAAGCTTGAAGAAGTTAAATCTAAAGTAAAAATCGGCGAGAAATATCAAGGCAAGGTTTCGGCTGTCATGTCCTACGGAATATTCGTTAATCTTGATAACGGCACCGACGGCCTGGTTCATATCAGCGAAATTTCCTGGACTAAAGTCGAAAACTTGGCCGATTTGTTTAAAGTCGGAGACGCAGTCGAAGTCATGGTGCTGGGTATTTCCGAAACCGACGCCAAATTAAATCTGTCAATCAAACAGCTTTTGCCTGATCCCTGGCTGAAATTATCCAAGAAATACACGGCGGACCAGGAAATCAAAGGCAAAGTTACCCGGGTCAGTAATTACGGCGTTTTTGTTCAGTTGGAAGAAGGCGTAGAAGGCTTAATCCACATTTCCAAAGTTCCGGCTGACGCTGCTTACGAAGCAGGTGACAAGGTTGCCTGCACGATTGAAAGTATCGATTCCGTGGCGCACAGGATCTCCTTAATTCCGGTTTTGACAGCGAAACCCATTGGCTACAAATAA